In Pseudophryne corroboree isolate aPseCor3 chromosome 3, aPseCor3.hap2, whole genome shotgun sequence, a genomic segment contains:
- the LOC135054645 gene encoding zinc finger protein 271-like isoform X1, whose protein sequence is MKAEDIEGEEETYVTDMKAEDIEGEEETYVTDMKAKDIEGEEEMYVTDMKAEDIEGEEETYVTDMKAEDIEGEEETYVTDMKAKDIEGEEEMYVRGDQKCKEEEIPTDISTADGGTSRNSLEGDLILSADSKIEDNLTQDSPGDIPSTLNTHPVPHSADTSSDPSNRDDCSSNTSDFVKHRAAHTRDKIFPCSECGKSFTFKSRLVTHQKSHTGEKPFPCSECGKSFIHKSQLVIHQRSHTGENPFPCSECGKSCAGKSQLVTHQRSHTGENPFPCSECGKSFPLKSQLVIHQRSHTGEKPFPCSDCGKSFILKSQLVIHQRSHTGEKPFSCSECGKSFARKSQLVIHQRSHTGEKPFPCSECAKSFAHKSHLVRHRRSHAGEKAFPCSECGKSFPLKSHLARHQISHTGANPFPCSECEKSFPFKSRLVTHLRSHTGEKPFPCSECGIRFPLKSQLVIHQRSHTAEKPFPCSECEKCFLCKAELVRHQRHHTGEKPFPCSECGKGFAHKSQLLIHQRTHTGEKPFICSECGKSFSHKSQLITHQRNHTGEKPFPCSECGKTFSLKSQLVIHQRTHTGEKPFICSECGKCFSHKSQLITHQRSHTGEKPFPCSECGKTFSLKSQLVIHQRSHTGEKPFICSECGKSFTLKSQLVIHQRSHTGEKPFSCSYCGKSFILKSQLVIHQRSHTGEKPFSCSECGKSFARKSQLVIHQRSHTGEKPFPCSECAKSFAHKSHLVRHRRSHAGEKAFPCSQCGKCFSGKSYLDKHQKSHGSKAFL, encoded by the exons ATGAAGgccgaagatatagagggagaagaagagacctatgtgactgatatgaaggcagaagatatagagggagaagaagagacgtatgtgactgatatgaaggcaaaagatatagagggagaagaagagatgtatgtgactgatatgaaggcagaagatatagagggagaagaagagacgtatgtgactgatatgaaggcagaagatatagagggagaagaagagacgtatgtgactgatatgaaggcaaaagatatagagggagaagaagagatgtatgtgaggggagatcagaagtgtaaggaggaggaaatccctacagatatcagcacag CAGATGGAGGCACAAGCAGGAATTCCTTGGAGGGAGATCTCATCTTGTCTGCAGATAGTAAAATAGAAGATAACCtcacacaggattctccaggagacatcCCCAGTACTCTAAATACACATCCAGTACCTCACAGTGCTGATACTTCATCTGATCCCTCTAATCGCGATGACTGTTCATCTAATACCTCTGATTTTGTTAAACATCGTGCAGCTCATACACGTGATAAAATAtttccctgttctgagtgtgggaaaagttttacattcaaatcacgtcttgttacacatcagaaaagtcacacaggtgagaaaccatttccatgctctgagtgtgggaaaagttttatacacaaatcacagcttgttatacatcagagaagtcacacaggtgagaacccatttccatgctctgagtgtgggaaaagttgtgcaggcaaatcacagcttgttacacatcagagaagtcacacaggtgagaacccatttccatgctctgagtgtgggaaaagttttccactcaaatcacagcttgttatacatcagagaagtcacacaggtgagaaaccatttccatgctctgattgtgggaaaagttttatactcaaatcacagcttgttatacatcagagaagtcacacaggtgagaaaccattttcatgctctgagtgtgggaaaagttttgcacgcaaatcacagcttgttatacatcagagaagtcacacaggtgagaaaccatttccatgctctgagtgtgcgaaaagttttgcacacaaatcacatcttgttagacatcggagaagtcacgcaggtgagaaagcatttccatgctctgagtgtgggaaaagttttccaCTCAAATCACATCTTGCTAgacatcagataagtcacacaggtgcaaacccatttccatgctctgagtgtgagaaaagTTTTCCATTCAAATCACGGCTTGTTACACatctgagaagtcacacaggtgagaaaccatttccttgctctgagtgtgggatacgttttccactcaaatcacagcttgttatacatcagagaagtcacacagctgagaagccatttccatgctctgagtgtgagaaatgttttctgtgtaaagcagaacttgttagacatcagagacatcacacaggtgagaaaccatttccttgctctgagtgtgggaaaggttttgcacacaaatcacagctTCTTatccatcagagaactcacacaggtgagaaaccatttatatgctctgagtgtgggaaaagtttttcaCACAAATCAcagcttattacacatcagagaaatcacacaggtgagaaaccatttccatgctctgagtgtgggaaaacttTTTCactcaaatcacagcttgttattcatcagagaactcacacaggtgagaaaccatttatatgctctgagtgtgggaaatgtttttcacacaaatcacagcttattacacatcagagaagtcacacaggtgagaaaccatttccatgctctgagtgtgggaaaacttTTTCactcaaatcacagcttgttatacatcagagaagccacacaggtgagaaaccatttatatgctctgagtgtgggaaaagttttacactcaaatcacagcttgttatacatcagagaagtcacacaggtgagaaaccattttcatgctcttattgtgggaaaagttttatactcaaatcacagcttgttatacatcagagaagtcacacaggtgagaaaccattttcatgctctgagtgtgggaaaagttttgcacgcaaatcacagcttgttatacatcagagaagtcacacaggtgagaaaccatttccatgctctgagtgtgcgaaaagttttgcacacaaatcacatcttgttagacatcggaGAAGTCACGCAGGTGAGAAAGCATTTCCAtgctctcagtgtgggaaatgtttttcaggcAAATCGTATCTAGATAAACATCAGAAATCACACGGGAGTAAAGCATTCCTATGA
- the LOC135054645 gene encoding zinc finger protein 271-like isoform X2, translated as MKAEDIEGEEETYVTDMKAEDIEGEEETYVTDMKAKDIEGEEEMYVTDMKAEDIEGEEETYVTDMKAEDIEGEEETYVTDMKAKDIEGEEEMYVRGDQKCKEEEIPTDISTDGGTSRNSLEGDLILSADSKIEDNLTQDSPGDIPSTLNTHPVPHSADTSSDPSNRDDCSSNTSDFVKHRAAHTRDKIFPCSECGKSFTFKSRLVTHQKSHTGEKPFPCSECGKSFIHKSQLVIHQRSHTGENPFPCSECGKSCAGKSQLVTHQRSHTGENPFPCSECGKSFPLKSQLVIHQRSHTGEKPFPCSDCGKSFILKSQLVIHQRSHTGEKPFSCSECGKSFARKSQLVIHQRSHTGEKPFPCSECAKSFAHKSHLVRHRRSHAGEKAFPCSECGKSFPLKSHLARHQISHTGANPFPCSECEKSFPFKSRLVTHLRSHTGEKPFPCSECGIRFPLKSQLVIHQRSHTAEKPFPCSECEKCFLCKAELVRHQRHHTGEKPFPCSECGKGFAHKSQLLIHQRTHTGEKPFICSECGKSFSHKSQLITHQRNHTGEKPFPCSECGKTFSLKSQLVIHQRTHTGEKPFICSECGKCFSHKSQLITHQRSHTGEKPFPCSECGKTFSLKSQLVIHQRSHTGEKPFICSECGKSFTLKSQLVIHQRSHTGEKPFSCSYCGKSFILKSQLVIHQRSHTGEKPFSCSECGKSFARKSQLVIHQRSHTGEKPFPCSECAKSFAHKSHLVRHRRSHAGEKAFPCSQCGKCFSGKSYLDKHQKSHGSKAFL; from the exons ATGAAGgccgaagatatagagggagaagaagagacctatgtgactgatatgaaggcagaagatatagagggagaagaagagacgtatgtgactgatatgaaggcaaaagatatagagggagaagaagagatgtatgtgactgatatgaaggcagaagatatagagggagaagaagagacgtatgtgactgatatgaaggcagaagatatagagggagaagaagagacgtatgtgactgatatgaaggcaaaagatatagagggagaagaagagatgtatgtgaggggagatcagaagtgtaaggaggaggaaatccctacagatatcagcacag ATGGAGGCACAAGCAGGAATTCCTTGGAGGGAGATCTCATCTTGTCTGCAGATAGTAAAATAGAAGATAACCtcacacaggattctccaggagacatcCCCAGTACTCTAAATACACATCCAGTACCTCACAGTGCTGATACTTCATCTGATCCCTCTAATCGCGATGACTGTTCATCTAATACCTCTGATTTTGTTAAACATCGTGCAGCTCATACACGTGATAAAATAtttccctgttctgagtgtgggaaaagttttacattcaaatcacgtcttgttacacatcagaaaagtcacacaggtgagaaaccatttccatgctctgagtgtgggaaaagttttatacacaaatcacagcttgttatacatcagagaagtcacacaggtgagaacccatttccatgctctgagtgtgggaaaagttgtgcaggcaaatcacagcttgttacacatcagagaagtcacacaggtgagaacccatttccatgctctgagtgtgggaaaagttttccactcaaatcacagcttgttatacatcagagaagtcacacaggtgagaaaccatttccatgctctgattgtgggaaaagttttatactcaaatcacagcttgttatacatcagagaagtcacacaggtgagaaaccattttcatgctctgagtgtgggaaaagttttgcacgcaaatcacagcttgttatacatcagagaagtcacacaggtgagaaaccatttccatgctctgagtgtgcgaaaagttttgcacacaaatcacatcttgttagacatcggagaagtcacgcaggtgagaaagcatttccatgctctgagtgtgggaaaagttttccaCTCAAATCACATCTTGCTAgacatcagataagtcacacaggtgcaaacccatttccatgctctgagtgtgagaaaagTTTTCCATTCAAATCACGGCTTGTTACACatctgagaagtcacacaggtgagaaaccatttccttgctctgagtgtgggatacgttttccactcaaatcacagcttgttatacatcagagaagtcacacagctgagaagccatttccatgctctgagtgtgagaaatgttttctgtgtaaagcagaacttgttagacatcagagacatcacacaggtgagaaaccatttccttgctctgagtgtgggaaaggttttgcacacaaatcacagctTCTTatccatcagagaactcacacaggtgagaaaccatttatatgctctgagtgtgggaaaagtttttcaCACAAATCAcagcttattacacatcagagaaatcacacaggtgagaaaccatttccatgctctgagtgtgggaaaacttTTTCactcaaatcacagcttgttattcatcagagaactcacacaggtgagaaaccatttatatgctctgagtgtgggaaatgtttttcacacaaatcacagcttattacacatcagagaagtcacacaggtgagaaaccatttccatgctctgagtgtgggaaaacttTTTCactcaaatcacagcttgttatacatcagagaagccacacaggtgagaaaccatttatatgctctgagtgtgggaaaagttttacactcaaatcacagcttgttatacatcagagaagtcacacaggtgagaaaccattttcatgctcttattgtgggaaaagttttatactcaaatcacagcttgttatacatcagagaagtcacacaggtgagaaaccattttcatgctctgagtgtgggaaaagttttgcacgcaaatcacagcttgttatacatcagagaagtcacacaggtgagaaaccatttccatgctctgagtgtgcgaaaagttttgcacacaaatcacatcttgttagacatcggaGAAGTCACGCAGGTGAGAAAGCATTTCCAtgctctcagtgtgggaaatgtttttcaggcAAATCGTATCTAGATAAACATCAGAAATCACACGGGAGTAAAGCATTCCTATGA